A stretch of the Archangium violaceum genome encodes the following:
- a CDS encoding imm11 family protein, with translation MTTQARYYEIYDDVYIPGRWHLRMPLYAEEGREELFDVWQFKEGRVLNIEKPIRLSVKPAGIPIEFSHSLGGPIVHRRVVALFERLGLQKEVQFIPVEVEGQTEPWFILNALQVIRCIDDARCEEVLYWLPEDNRPDVLGQYRNVRGLKVDPTKIGEAHIFRPWGWPVVLIVSEHLKRALEEEGITGIKFLEV, from the coding sequence GTGGCACCTGAGAATGCCGCTCTACGCCGAAGAGGGCCGGGAGGAGTTGTTCGACGTCTGGCAATTCAAGGAGGGGCGTGTCCTGAACATCGAGAAGCCGATTCGCTTGTCCGTGAAGCCAGCGGGCATTCCAATCGAGTTCTCTCATTCCCTGGGGGGTCCCATCGTCCACCGCCGGGTCGTCGCGCTCTTCGAGCGTCTGGGTCTCCAGAAGGAGGTCCAGTTCATCCCCGTGGAGGTGGAGGGACAGACGGAGCCCTGGTTCATCCTCAATGCCCTCCAAGTCATCCGGTGCATCGACGACGCCCGGTGTGAGGAGGTGCTCTACTGGCTCCCGGAGGACAACCGCCCTGACGTGCTGGGCCAGTACCGAAACGTTCGTGGACTGAAGGTGGACCCCACGAAGATTGGAGAGGCCCACATCTTCCGGCCCTGGGGCTGGCCAGTGGTCCTCATCGTCTCCGAGCACCTCAAGCGGGCCCTGGAGGAAGAGGGCATCACCGGCATCAAGTTCCTCGAGGTCTGA